The following coding sequences lie in one Zingiber officinale cultivar Zhangliang chromosome 2B, Zo_v1.1, whole genome shotgun sequence genomic window:
- the LOC122047449 gene encoding oleoyl-acyl carrier protein thioesterase, chloroplastic-like has translation MRRAVRLLASRCRGPTGRPSWMAAMLRCSTPLGPIRSREATPARQCRRLRTWGEVRRACKATSGLEVAVAAAAATGEKCVGERGLAERLRLGSLLPDGLSYKECFIIRCYEVGINKTATVETIANLLQEVGGSHAQSVGFSTDGFATTPTMRKLGLIWVTSRMHIEVYKYPAWGEVIEIETWCQSDGRMGTRRDWILKDLATGEVIGRATSKWVMMNQNTRKLQRVSDEVREEVFVHCPKTPRLSFPEENNGSLKKIPKLDDPAQYSRLGLVPRRADLDMNQHVNNVTYIGWVLESIPQEIIDTHELQTITLDYRRECQHSDIVDSLASPEVPEDGSTNGAVASDPHVNDQYLQEFLHLLRLSGSGLEINRGRTVWRKLAR, from the exons ATGAGGCGAGCGGTGCGACTGCTGGCGTCTCGTTGTCGTGGACCAACTGGAAGGCCGAGCTGGATGGCGGCGATGCTGCGGTGTTCGACGCCACTGGGTCCGATCCGGTCTCGCGAGGCGACGCCAGCACGCCAGTGTCGCCGCCTGAGGACCTGGGGGGAGGTGCGGCGCGCCTGCAAAGCTACCTCCGGGCTGGAGGTGGCTGTTGCTGCAGCCGCCGCCACCGGAGAAAAATGCGTCGGAGAGAGGGGATTGGCGGAAAGGTTGCGGCTTGGGAGTCTGCTGCCTGACGGATTGTCGTATAAGGAGTGTTTTATCATAAGATGCTACGAGGTGGGGATCAACAAGACAGCTACGGTGGAGACCATTGCCAACCTTCTCCAG GAAGTAGGAGGCAGCCATGCACAAAGTGTAGGTTTTTCCACTGATGGATTTGCTACGACGCCTACTATGAGAAAGCTTGGCCTAATATGGGTGACTTCCCGAATGCACATCGAAGTATACAAGTATCCTGCTTG GGGTGAAGTGATTGAGATAGAGACCTGGTGCCAAAGTGATGGAAGAATGGGAACAAGGCGCGATTGGATTCTTAAGGATTTGGCTACTGGTGAAGTCATCGGTAGAGCTACTAG CAAGTGGGTGATGATGAATCAAAACACCCGGAAGCTTCAACGAGTAAGTGATGAAGTCAGAGAAGAAGTGTTTGTGCATTGTCCAAAAACTCCCAG ATTGTCATTTCCAGAGGAAAACAATGGCAGCCTAAAGAAAATTCCAAAACTggatgatcctgctcaatattcCCGATTAGGGCTTGTG CCAAGGAGAGCTGATTTGGACATGAACCAACATGTAAACAACGTGACCTACATCGGATGGGTCCTCGAA AGCATACCACAAGAGATCATAGACACCCATGAGTTGCAAACGATCACTCTTGATTACCGGCGAGAATGCCAGCACAGTGATATTGTGGATTCACTTGCCAGTCCAGAAGTTCCAGAGGATGGTAGCACAAATGGGGCTGTTGCCTCCGACCCCCATGTCAATGATCAATATCTACAGGAATTCTTACACTTGTTGAGATTGTCAGGAAGTGGCCTTGAGATAAACAGAGGCCGGACAGTGTGGAGGAAGCTGGCTCGCTGA